The following proteins come from a genomic window of Micromonospora echinofusca:
- a CDS encoding phosphoribosyltransferase: MTTYRDREEAGRTLADRLTALIGEPDVIVLGLVRGGVPVARVVAERLGAPMDVLVVRKLGMPWAPEVAFGALGPGGVRVLNDVVASRLTEGDVAEVVRREQAELERRERLYRAGRPPLDLTGRTAVIVDDGLATGATARAAVQVARHLGARRVVVAVPVGSQEAYEMLAAEADQVVCAQHPPEFMAVSAYYEDFHEVSDSEVTQALTATA; the protein is encoded by the coding sequence ATGACCACCTACCGCGACCGCGAAGAGGCGGGCCGGACGCTCGCCGACCGGCTCACCGCCCTCATCGGTGAACCCGACGTCATCGTGCTCGGGCTGGTACGCGGCGGCGTGCCCGTCGCCCGGGTGGTCGCCGAGCGTCTCGGCGCGCCCATGGACGTGCTCGTCGTCCGCAAACTCGGCATGCCGTGGGCACCCGAGGTGGCCTTCGGCGCGCTCGGCCCCGGCGGCGTGCGGGTCCTCAACGACGTCGTGGCCAGCCGGCTCACCGAGGGCGACGTCGCCGAGGTCGTCCGCCGCGAGCAGGCCGAGTTGGAACGCCGCGAGCGGCTCTACCGCGCCGGCCGGCCGCCGCTCGACCTGACCGGCCGCACGGCCGTGATCGTCGACGACGGCCTCGCCACCGGTGCCACCGCCCGCGCCGCCGTCCAGGTCGCCCGCCACCTCGGCGCCCGCCGGGTCGTGGTGGCCGTCCCCGTCGGCTCGCAGGAGGCGTACGAGATGCTGGCCGCCGAGGCCGACCAGGTCGTCTGCGCCCAGCACCCGCCGGAGTTCATGGCGGTGAGCGCCTACTACGAGGACTTCCACGAGGTTTCCGACTCCGAAGTCACGCAAGCGCTGACCGCGACCGCATGA
- a CDS encoding TFIIB-type zinc ribbon-containing protein, with amino-acid sequence MSLTCPKCHGEMRQYERSGVVIDQCGECRGIFLDRGELEKLFEAEANWNRQQGGAAPAQPTQQQGGYPGQPSHQQGGYAPPPPPPPPAPAPHQPGYGAVPPPPPPVHGYPPAPAYGHGQQHHGYHGHYKRKKHKSFLDEMFG; translated from the coding sequence ATGAGCCTGACCTGTCCCAAGTGTCACGGAGAAATGCGCCAGTACGAACGCAGCGGCGTCGTCATCGACCAGTGCGGCGAGTGCCGGGGGATCTTCCTCGACCGCGGCGAGCTGGAGAAGCTGTTCGAGGCGGAGGCCAACTGGAACCGCCAGCAGGGCGGTGCGGCCCCGGCGCAGCCCACCCAGCAGCAGGGCGGCTACCCCGGCCAGCCGAGCCACCAGCAGGGCGGTTACGCGCCCCCGCCGCCCCCGCCGCCGCCCGCCCCCGCCCCGCACCAGCCGGGCTACGGCGCCGTCCCGCCGCCGCCCCCGCCGGTGCACGGCTACCCGCCGGCCCCCGCCTACGGCCACGGTCAGCAGCACCACGGCTACCACGGGCACTACAAGCGCAAGAAGCACAAGAGCTTCCTGGACGAGATGTTCGGCTGA